Part of the Littorina saxatilis isolate snail1 unplaced genomic scaffold, US_GU_Lsax_2.0 scaffold_3035, whole genome shotgun sequence genome is shown below.
ATGGCGAAAGCCAGACGCATCCCCTGTGAAGTGATGATTCAAAAGTGAAAAAATGAGTCGTTCGAGAGGATCAAGGAAAAAGAAGAGATCAGAAAAGCGATTTTATGCTGTGAGCAGTGGAAGGACTGTTGGAATATTTGATACATGGAACGAGGCGTCGAAATCAGTGACGGCATTCCCAAAGGCAACTCATCGTTGTTACCAGTCGTTGGCCGCAGCAAAATGCGCGATGCGGCAGGCTGGAATTGAGAATCCAGTTATATTCAAAGGTTCTTCAAATGAGCATCAGAACTTTGAAGGAGAGGATGAAACTAGAGTAGGTGAGGAGGATGAATTTCAAGATGAAACAACAGAAAACCGAAGCGAAACCACGGTTGAAGGACATGACGACACGATTCCCTTGACAACCCAAGAACAAAGATTCCAGAATTGTCAAGAGGATGATCAAACACTCGTGAAAACACTGATCAACGGTGAAAAAACTGAGGAAATATCTAAACAAAGAAAACTTACATGTTCTTCATGCAAAAGCAAGATTCCATGGATGCACACCAAGTTACCAGTGTATCAGCTGTGCTTATTCGTAAGAACGCAGAGAAAGTTCACCTGCGAGGATTGTGCACAAGCGATGTTGGACGAAAAGATTGTGGAGGACGTCAGTGAAATCCtcaccgaagaagaagaatctcttGATAACAATCATgcgattaaaaacaacaatgtcatCCTGCTACATGAGTTGCAGCTCTTGAAACTGGAACAGTCTGAGGGCAAGAGAATGATACAGAACATGGAGAACGCGATTCTCAACTTGGCCGAACAAATCCAGCTGACAAATAGAAGTCACAAAGAAGAGAtcaaggaactgactgacaTGTTGTCGACACACCCCAAGACGAGACAACAAGATGTGACAACTCAAACGACGTATTCAGATATCCTTACGTACAGCACATCCGTAAAAGAACAACTACATGAGAAAAAACAGAAGGTTCCAAAGACCACGTGCCAACCTCAAAAGAATGGAAGCATGAACCATGACATCAGCATCGAAATGACACCAGAAAAGTCGTGCACAAAACCAATGACGTCATCAGGAATAGAGGTGAATAAAAGGGTTGATCAAGTCAGAGATATAACATCGAAATCGCCATACGAGAAGATGGAAAACAAAGACCATGAAGCCGAAAAGGCAATGACGTCAACAACATCGAACAATCTGACGTCATCAAGAAATCCtcgtgtaaaaaagaaaaacaaaagcccGATCAGCGTGTTGAAAAGACATCGCCGTGAAGATTCTTTTGACTTTGTTGATTCAACAGCGAGTGAGTCCAATTCAGATCAGGAAGACGTTGTGTTTGAAAACCTGTCGCGACAAGAGCACAGAGAGGAAGAAAACTCTCTACCAACAGTTTACCTCATTCATGACAGTGTATTGAAACATGTCGATCCAGGCCGAATGCAAAAAACGTACGGTCTGAAGATAGTAAAAAAACATGTAGTGAACATCAAGGATTGCCAAGAAACAGTGGAGAACATTCACAAAACTCCAGATGCAATTATGTTTCATGTCGGGGTGAATGACATCAAGAAAGAAAAAGGTCAGAGAGCGGCAAAAATGATGACCAAATGTGTGGAGGCAGCCAAACAGCGATTCAAAGAAGCCAAGGTTGTCGTgagtaagatcattccaactaaCGTAATGGATCTGAACACTCAACGAGAGGTATTCAATGCTGTGTGCGCAGCAGACATGGCGGAAACAGGAATTTCCTTTGTCTCACATGAAAACGTATATTCGCTGTCGAACAGAGACGGAATACATCCAACGATGAAAGGCGCGGCAGTCCTGGCAAGAAACATTGGCCAACACCTTGACCATATTTTGTGGGAAAGGCAGGGAAACCATCACTCAGAACACCAAGCTGCCAGACCAATCCAACAACATACGGGTCATTATCATCGCCAATTTCA
Proteins encoded:
- the LOC138955120 gene encoding uncharacterized protein; the encoded protein is MRQAGIENPVIFKGSSNEHQNFEGEDETRVGEEDEFQDETTENRSETTVEGHDDTIPLTTQEQRFQNCQEDDQTLVKTLINGEKTEEISKQRKLTCSSCKSKIPWMHTKLPVYQLCLFVRTQRKFTCEDCAQAMLDEKIVEDVSEILTEEEESLDNNHAIKNNNVILLHELQLLKLEQSEGKRMIQNMENAILNLAEQIQLTNRSHKEEIKELTDMLSTHPKTRQQDVTTQTTYSDILTYSTSVKEQLHEKKQKVPKTTCQPQKNGSMNHDISIEMTPEKSCTKPMTSSGIEVNKRVDQVRDITSKSPYEKMENKDHEAEKAMTSTTSNNLTSSRNPRVKKKNKSPISVLKRHRREDSFDFVDSTASESNSDQEDVVFENLSRQEHREEENSLPTVYLIHDSVLKHVDPGRMQKTYGLKIVKKHVVNIKDCQETVENIHKTPDAIMFHVGVNDIKKEKGQRAAKMMTKCVEAAKQRFKEAKVVVSRETITQNTKLPDQSNNIRVIIIANFITSLAHHHLNDDTSKREDREHGRAMEDGVDIIIVHQREIQPSCILT